One Halobaculum sp. CBA1158 DNA segment encodes these proteins:
- a CDS encoding Vms1/Ankzf1 family peptidyl-tRNA hydrolase: MLDRLLGRKRLKERIAELEGERDDAVARMEAEEQRRGEAARKRQKAEKRVNELETRITELEDRLERAEAREEDTTVDFRGVETLRPDRRDEVLARLRSLETGPEGALSAFVAAGGDVPDAVSEALGDRATLVRRAAPTLVYVDDAGLVSCTLEPALDPDPFCEWDDGFRVEGAWFRPTGRFAFGVARSDTFAVGVYEGDERVALETVRTDVMDEHDKGGFSQARYERLREEQIDEHLEECRAALSELPTDLDRVVLVGEHGIVKRLSEFADFTAASDATGKPETALEEAFSEFWTARLRLV, from the coding sequence ATGCTCGACAGACTCCTCGGCAGGAAGCGACTCAAGGAGCGGATCGCCGAGTTGGAGGGGGAGCGCGACGACGCTGTGGCTCGGATGGAGGCCGAGGAGCAGCGCCGCGGCGAGGCGGCGCGCAAGCGCCAGAAGGCCGAGAAGCGCGTCAACGAGTTGGAGACGCGGATCACGGAACTGGAGGACCGACTGGAGCGCGCCGAGGCCCGGGAGGAGGACACGACCGTCGACTTCCGCGGGGTCGAGACGCTTCGGCCCGACCGCCGCGACGAGGTGCTCGCGCGGCTTCGGAGCCTGGAGACCGGCCCGGAGGGCGCGCTGTCGGCGTTCGTCGCCGCCGGCGGCGACGTGCCAGACGCCGTGAGCGAGGCCCTGGGCGACCGTGCGACGCTGGTGCGCCGGGCCGCGCCGACACTGGTGTACGTCGACGACGCGGGGCTGGTCTCGTGTACGCTGGAACCGGCGCTCGACCCCGATCCGTTCTGCGAGTGGGACGACGGCTTTCGGGTCGAGGGAGCGTGGTTCCGGCCGACGGGTCGGTTCGCGTTCGGGGTGGCCCGCTCCGACACGTTCGCCGTCGGCGTGTACGAGGGCGACGAGCGCGTCGCCCTCGAGACGGTGCGGACGGACGTGATGGACGAGCACGACAAGGGCGGGTTCTCGCAGGCGCGGTACGAGCGCCTGCGCGAGGAGCAGATCGACGAGCACCTCGAGGAGTGCCGGGCGGCGCTGTCCGAACTGCCCACGGACCTCGATCGGGTCGTGCTGGTCGGCGAGCACGGGATCGTGAAGCGGCTCTCGGAGTTCGCCGACTTCACCGCGGCGAGCGACGCGACCGGGAAGCCGGAGACGGCGCTGGAGGAGGCGTTCTCGGAGTTCTGGACGGCGCGGTTGCGGCTGGTCTGA
- a CDS encoding carboxylate--amine ligase has protein sequence MADTFHDTDALVSALAAADFDRPPALVANAHITGASVARALSAHDVPVIALDRTDSGLAPPSDAVDYAGQVTYPLDDADGFRADVERIADALEFEPVAFACMDEWVRGFAETEPAGVRLPFSDLAGIERVLDKSNLYALCEELGVPYPETYEVGEHGIDEIVETLSFPFVVKPAHKRKFEEAFGTNVVEVADRGEFADVVAEAEEHGATVLAQEKVPVEAGRDTSLASYMPPGSADRDPLAVVGNAAVRYPEFGTSCLVERVEEPAVREHALAVLEETGYHGISESEFVYDADREEYVLLDVNTRPWKWVSMPVAAGANLPMAAYADAVAGTDATVEYESEDRGDTRWVYLPDYVQRCLTDEAFWDVLSDDDWASLFSGDFEREGELTTGLYRPSDPGPAVKYLTGEFTDREYYCSC, from the coding sequence ATGGCCGACACCTTCCACGACACCGACGCGCTGGTCTCGGCGCTGGCGGCGGCCGACTTCGACCGACCGCCCGCCCTCGTCGCCAACGCCCACATCACCGGCGCGAGCGTCGCCCGCGCGCTCTCGGCGCACGACGTGCCCGTGATCGCGCTGGACCGCACCGACTCGGGGCTCGCGCCGCCCTCCGACGCCGTCGACTACGCCGGGCAGGTCACCTACCCGCTGGACGACGCCGACGGCTTCCGGGCGGACGTGGAGCGCATCGCCGACGCCCTCGAGTTCGAGCCGGTCGCGTTCGCCTGCATGGACGAGTGGGTGCGCGGGTTCGCCGAGACCGAGCCCGCGGGCGTCCGCCTCCCGTTCTCGGATCTCGCGGGGATCGAGCGCGTGCTCGACAAGTCGAACCTCTACGCGCTGTGTGAGGAGTTGGGCGTGCCGTACCCCGAGACGTACGAGGTCGGCGAGCACGGGATCGACGAGATCGTCGAGACGCTTTCGTTCCCATTCGTCGTCAAGCCCGCGCACAAGCGCAAGTTCGAGGAGGCGTTCGGCACCAACGTCGTCGAGGTCGCCGACCGGGGGGAGTTCGCGGACGTGGTCGCGGAGGCCGAAGAGCACGGCGCGACGGTGCTCGCCCAGGAGAAGGTGCCCGTCGAGGCCGGCCGCGACACCTCGCTCGCGAGCTACATGCCGCCGGGATCCGCCGACCGCGACCCCCTCGCCGTCGTCGGCAACGCCGCCGTGCGCTACCCGGAGTTCGGTACCTCCTGTCTCGTCGAGCGCGTCGAGGAGCCCGCCGTTCGCGAGCACGCCCTCGCTGTGCTGGAGGAGACCGGGTACCACGGCATCAGCGAGTCCGAGTTCGTGTACGACGCCGACCGGGAGGAGTACGTCCTCCTCGATGTGAACACGCGACCGTGGAAGTGGGTCTCGATGCCCGTCGCCGCCGGCGCGAACCTCCCGATGGCCGCCTACGCCGACGCCGTCGCCGGCACCGACGCGACGGTCGAGTACGAGTCCGAGGACCGCGGCGACACGCGCTGGGTGTACCTCCCGGACTACGTCCAGCGGTGTCTCACCGACGAGGCGTTCTGGGACGTGCTCTCCGACGACGACTGGGCCAGCCTGTTCTCGGGCGACTTCGAGCGCGAGGGGGAGCTGACGACCGGGCTGTACCGCCCGAGCGACCCCGGGCCGGCGGTGAAGTACCTCACCGGCGAGTTCACCGATCGAGAGTACTACTGCTCCTGCTGA
- a CDS encoding DUF5813 family protein, protein MSDTDDAAAGDNVVAGDDADGDDADGDEDSLPGRVRRAVGDHDAVADGGPAGTVAVASTPFDAAVAVDEADDGRIEFDVTVTVPTLSAVVEGDVADVVEDGWLDTFERRIDAIGDVTAAGHDLDPAVERDGDEVTVTESVRDLNERRGLDDAVAVVDFVEGTYVQGVIPGYEYGEPVSGLISRARAAGGDEGAGPF, encoded by the coding sequence ATGAGCGACACCGACGACGCTGCCGCCGGCGACAACGTCGTCGCCGGCGACGACGCTGACGGCGACGACGCTGACGGCGACGAGGACTCCCTCCCCGGACGCGTCCGCCGCGCCGTGGGCGACCACGACGCCGTCGCCGACGGGGGTCCCGCGGGGACGGTCGCCGTCGCATCGACGCCGTTCGACGCCGCGGTGGCCGTCGACGAGGCGGACGACGGACGGATCGAGTTCGACGTGACCGTGACGGTGCCGACGCTCTCGGCGGTCGTCGAGGGCGACGTGGCCGACGTGGTCGAGGACGGCTGGCTCGACACGTTCGAGCGCCGGATCGACGCCATCGGCGACGTGACCGCCGCCGGCCACGACCTCGACCCGGCCGTCGAGCGCGACGGCGACGAGGTGACCGTGACGGAGTCGGTCCGCGACCTGAACGAGCGACGCGGCCTCGACGACGCCGTCGCCGTCGTCGACTTCGTCGAGGGGACGTACGTGCAGGGCGTGATCCCCGGCTACGAGTACGGCGAGCCGGTCTCGGGGCTGATCAGTCGCGCCCGCGCCGCCGGCGGCGACGAGGGCGCAGGCCCGTTCTGA
- a CDS encoding Lrp/AsnC ligand binding domain-containing protein: protein MVVAYVMVKATSGDADRIRTAIAGLDGVEEAHIVAGDMDFVVKVDVGGPADVKRVAADGIQAIDGVEDTRTYIAMG from the coding sequence ATGGTCGTCGCGTACGTGATGGTGAAGGCCACCTCCGGCGACGCCGACCGGATCCGGACGGCGATCGCGGGGCTCGACGGCGTCGAGGAGGCCCACATCGTCGCCGGCGACATGGACTTCGTCGTGAAGGTCGACGTGGGCGGCCCCGCCGACGTGAAGCGCGTCGCCGCCGACGGGATCCAGGCGATCGACGGCGTCGAGGACACCCGCACGTACATCGCGATGGGGTGA
- a CDS encoding TrkA family potassium uptake protein, which translates to MRFIVIGSGRVGLRTARVLREEGHDVTVVERDHERAERAREAGFAVVEGDGSREDVLAKAAVERADAVGALTGDLNVNFAACMIAKHHGCRTVMRIDEDYREEIYQKYADEVDEVVYPERLGAIGAKNALLGGNIRAIADIAEHLQVVLVTITDRSPMRGYTLSEVELPSRARLLAFGKADEPMGLPFPDESLEAGDRVAVLADFSVLDDVRRLLVGDDADETLASAARSGGGV; encoded by the coding sequence ATGCGGTTCATCGTCATCGGATCGGGACGGGTCGGACTGCGCACAGCGCGCGTGCTACGCGAGGAGGGCCACGACGTGACGGTCGTCGAGCGCGACCACGAGCGCGCCGAGCGCGCGCGGGAGGCCGGGTTCGCGGTCGTCGAAGGCGACGGCTCCCGCGAGGACGTGCTGGCGAAGGCTGCCGTCGAGCGCGCCGACGCCGTCGGTGCGCTGACCGGCGATCTCAACGTCAACTTCGCGGCGTGCATGATCGCCAAGCACCACGGCTGTCGCACGGTGATGCGCATCGACGAGGACTACCGCGAGGAGATCTACCAGAAGTACGCCGACGAGGTCGACGAGGTCGTCTACCCCGAGCGACTGGGCGCTATCGGCGCGAAGAACGCCCTCCTGGGCGGGAACATCCGCGCGATCGCCGACATCGCCGAGCACCTCCAGGTGGTGCTGGTCACGATCACCGACCGGTCGCCGATGCGAGGGTACACCCTCTCGGAGGTCGAGTTGCCCTCGCGAGCGCGCCTGCTGGCGTTCGGCAAGGCCGACGAGCCCATGGGGCTCCCGTTCCCCGACGAGTCGCTGGAGGCGGGCGACCGCGTCGCCGTCCTCGCCGACTTCTCCGTGCTCGACGACGTGCGCAGACTGCTCGTCGGCGACGACGCCGACGAGACGCTGGCGTCGGCCGCGAGGAGCGGGGGTGGTGTCTGA
- a CDS encoding Lrp/AsnC ligand binding domain-containing protein: MVHAFVMVKVSGDADTAGIADAVAGIESVSESHVVAGDFDVVAEVDAPDMYTVLDTVADAVRGVEGVVDTRTYVSMTE, translated from the coding sequence ATGGTCCACGCGTTCGTGATGGTGAAAGTGAGCGGAGACGCGGACACCGCCGGGATCGCGGACGCGGTCGCCGGGATCGAGTCGGTGTCCGAGTCGCACGTCGTCGCCGGCGACTTCGACGTGGTCGCCGAGGTCGACGCGCCGGACATGTACACGGTCCTCGACACGGTCGCCGACGCGGTCCGCGGCGTCGAGGGCGTCGTCGACACCCGCACGTACGTGTCGATGACGGAGTGA
- a CDS encoding thiamine pyrophosphate-dependent enzyme, protein MTRIVGERDLDATRFDAEDARAALRDIVRTRRFDERALALQRRGWMSGYPPFEGQEAAQVGAAHAMRGDDRLFPTYRSNALQIARGVPMSDILLFRRGFPEYHSDHDVPVFPQAVPIASQIPHAAGAGMAANYRGEDWASLVCFGDGATSEGDFHEGLNFAGVFDAPTVFFCENNGWAISLPERRQTASESIAIKAEAYGIEGVRVDGNDPLATRAVVADALERARDGDPVLVEALTYRRGAHTTADDPSQYRDGDPDLPAWRTRDPLDRFAEWCEDRGIVDGDFVEAATEAADEELTEAVETAESVPRPDPEELFDAAYEDLPPNVRRQREEAGAVADDHPDSYELDR, encoded by the coding sequence GTGACGCGGATCGTCGGGGAGCGCGACCTCGACGCGACGCGATTCGACGCCGAGGACGCCCGCGCGGCCCTGCGCGACATCGTCCGCACCCGTCGGTTCGACGAGCGCGCGCTCGCCCTCCAGCGGCGCGGGTGGATGAGCGGCTACCCGCCGTTCGAGGGACAGGAGGCCGCTCAGGTCGGCGCGGCCCACGCCATGCGCGGCGACGACCGCCTGTTCCCGACGTATCGGTCGAACGCCCTCCAGATCGCCCGCGGCGTCCCGATGAGCGACATCCTGCTGTTCAGGCGGGGGTTCCCCGAGTACCACTCCGACCACGACGTCCCCGTCTTCCCGCAGGCGGTCCCCATCGCCAGTCAGATCCCCCACGCCGCCGGCGCGGGGATGGCTGCGAACTACCGCGGCGAGGACTGGGCGTCGCTCGTGTGCTTCGGCGACGGCGCGACCAGCGAGGGCGACTTCCACGAGGGGCTGAACTTCGCGGGCGTGTTCGACGCGCCGACGGTCTTCTTCTGCGAGAACAACGGGTGGGCCATCTCCCTGCCAGAACGGCGACAGACGGCCAGCGAGTCGATCGCGATCAAGGCGGAAGCGTACGGGATCGAGGGCGTCCGCGTCGACGGCAACGACCCGCTGGCGACGCGGGCGGTCGTCGCTGACGCGCTCGAGCGCGCCCGCGACGGCGACCCGGTGCTGGTGGAGGCGCTCACGTACCGCCGGGGGGCGCACACCACCGCCGACGACCCCAGCCAGTACCGCGACGGCGACCCGGACCTGCCGGCGTGGCGGACGCGCGACCCTCTCGATCGGTTCGCCGAGTGGTGTGAGGACCGGGGGATCGTCGACGGCGACTTCGTCGAGGCGGCCACCGAGGCCGCAGACGAGGAACTGACCGAGGCCGTCGAGACCGCCGAGTCCGTGCCCCGACCCGACCCCGAGGAGCTGTTCGACGCCGCGTACGAGGACCTCCCGCCGAACGTGCGACGCCAGCGCGAGGAGGCGGGGGCGGTCGCCGACGATCACCCCGACAGCTACGAACTGGACCGGTAG
- the tmk gene encoding dTMP kinase, with translation MLLTLEGLDGSGKTTAWEALRHDRPEATFTREPTDSWYGEAVRRSLGDDDTDPLADLFCFVADHADHLSRVVRPALADGDLVVSDRYTDSRYAYQAATLADSDLQRPLEYIRGIHGAFTREPDATIYLDVDPETAAARAGATDKYERASFLSEVQSNYERLIDAEPERFVRVDATRSPEAVIDAVEDTVDRLVEAHRDGD, from the coding sequence ATGCTCCTCACGCTGGAAGGACTCGACGGGAGCGGGAAGACCACCGCCTGGGAGGCGCTACGTCACGATCGTCCCGAGGCGACGTTCACCCGCGAACCGACCGACTCGTGGTACGGCGAGGCGGTCCGCCGGTCGCTCGGCGACGACGACACCGACCCGCTCGCGGACCTGTTCTGCTTCGTCGCCGACCACGCGGACCACCTCTCGCGGGTGGTGCGCCCCGCGCTCGCCGACGGCGACCTGGTGGTCTCCGACCGCTACACCGACTCGCGATACGCCTATCAGGCCGCGACCCTCGCCGACAGCGACCTCCAGCGCCCGCTGGAGTACATTCGCGGCATCCACGGGGCGTTCACCCGCGAGCCGGACGCGACCATCTACCTCGACGTGGACCCCGAGACGGCGGCCGCGCGCGCCGGGGCGACCGACAAGTACGAGCGGGCGTCCTTTCTCTCGGAGGTGCAGTCGAACTACGAGCGCCTGATCGACGCCGAGCCGGAGCGCTTCGTCCGCGTCGACGCCACGCGCTCGCCCGAGGCGGTGATCGACGCCGTCGAGGACACCGTCGACCGGCTGGTCGAGGCGCACCGCGACGGCGACTGA
- a CDS encoding LAGLIDADG family homing endonuclease, producing MSRADLGADELELPIKRTDGDTLRERLTDNAYDNILPARYLRKDADGELTESQEDLFVRVARNVALAEAVHAADDPITVTPDQLKPDHPRRDELAAEVFGAGVTADANAETELTVHNVNKFAYETIVPELPDDVRAHVEETADEFRELMEQLSFMPNSPTLMNAGDELQQLSACFVDSPADDIDDIHQTAKEAAQVFQSGGGMGYAFWKLRPYGDAVGSTGGIASGPITFMRTFDQMCETIAQGGARRGAQMGVMRVSHPDVIQFIHAKNKDVSLANTLRLNDPDDYTHTSFKEALDEARDLIDDDGKVPKHLRNAVEGHLSNFNISVGVTDDFMDALENGEEFTFTNPRTEEPHVATPETKELYEMFGLGEHVEVGETLSVPAQEVWDHIVEGAHENGEPGVVYLERINKLHSFDVEENPEHRILATNPCVTGDTLISTENGLVPAEELYEQGVARDVVVDGRLSDETVKEASSVYRTGEKDVVKLTTEEGYELRLTADHRVMTEDGWVEAADLDTGDTVHIQNRKGSFGQHGSAEEGRVLGWLVGDGHLKHGEERAVLNFYDGDSEVSEAFAADVNDVVREPAGNADYEVGVSDISRDDDYRGAQAIEQRVRSTRLYEYAEEAGLTEEKLQVPDAVMRGSEEMAREFLRALFTADGGVQGTQEKGNSVRLTSTSTSLLKEAQQLLLNFGIASKIYEERHEAGEHELPDGNGGTAMYERQADHDLVVAKDNLVRFREEIGFLLDSKNDALDERLEGYDRGPYAERFEATVESVESDGHEPVYDLTEPETHSFVANGLVVHNCGEQPLEEYEACNLGHINLSTLADLDAPDWRVWSEEHADEYDSEDAAVAAFLEEAIDWEAFDHRIEMGTRFLENVVTMSDFPVPEIERKVRDMRKIGLGVMGLAQLYIQLGVRYGSDTGNAIAEELMTHINHESKAASHDLAEERGVFNDWEDSKYADPVRYADWFEQYVGEDPHDWEDGYPIRNHNTTTIAPTGTTSMVGNTTGGCEPIYNVAYYKNVSDDVQGDEMLVEFDDYFLRTLEANDVDVDAVKREAQEQMAANEFDGVDGLDTVPDAIGELFVVTGDLTAKDHAGVQVACQTGVDSAISKTVNAPNDSTLEDAQEVFEYIYEHGGKGVTYYRDGTRSKQVLTTRADNADFADESEAAEALVAQISEVFGGIEGFLENEDVQAALDEEVSDLLEAADEKTVHIDYTEKRARPDSLRGVTQLIETGYGKMYITINEDPKSGEPFELFANIGHSGGFTNSFTESLAKVISTALRSGVDPREIVDELQGTRSPKIAWDKGEQIQSIPDAIGTAMRRYLDDEVEKGYPEQTSLDEVGTDADADAATPESDGGTAVGGSASDPGEPSVDAGTPGPEDAGAAERQSDAVDELIANGESPECPDCGSMTLYYSEGCKTCESCGWSEC from the coding sequence ATGAGTCGCGCGGACCTCGGCGCGGACGAACTCGAACTGCCGATCAAACGCACCGACGGCGACACGCTCCGCGAGCGCCTCACCGACAACGCCTACGACAACATCCTGCCCGCGCGCTACCTCCGCAAGGACGCCGACGGCGAGTTGACCGAGTCCCAGGAGGACCTGTTCGTTCGCGTCGCGCGCAACGTCGCGCTCGCGGAGGCCGTCCACGCGGCCGACGACCCCATCACCGTCACGCCCGACCAGCTCAAGCCCGATCACCCGCGTCGCGACGAGCTCGCCGCCGAGGTGTTCGGCGCGGGCGTCACGGCCGACGCGAACGCCGAGACCGAGCTGACCGTCCACAACGTCAACAAGTTCGCCTACGAGACGATCGTCCCCGAACTCCCCGACGACGTCCGCGCGCACGTCGAGGAGACGGCCGACGAGTTCCGGGAACTGATGGAGCAGCTCTCGTTCATGCCGAACTCGCCGACGCTGATGAACGCCGGCGACGAGCTCCAGCAGCTCTCGGCGTGTTTCGTCGACTCGCCCGCCGACGACATCGACGACATCCACCAGACGGCCAAGGAGGCCGCCCAGGTGTTCCAGTCCGGCGGCGGGATGGGGTACGCCTTCTGGAAGCTCCGCCCCTACGGCGACGCGGTCGGGAGCACGGGAGGGATCGCCTCCGGCCCGATCACGTTCATGCGGACGTTCGACCAGATGTGCGAGACGATCGCACAGGGCGGCGCGCGCCGCGGCGCGCAGATGGGCGTCATGCGCGTCTCCCACCCCGACGTCATCCAGTTCATCCACGCGAAGAACAAGGACGTCTCGCTGGCGAACACGCTCCGCCTGAACGACCCCGACGACTACACGCACACGAGCTTCAAGGAGGCGCTCGACGAGGCGCGCGATCTGATCGACGACGACGGGAAGGTGCCCAAGCACCTCCGCAACGCCGTCGAAGGCCACCTCTCGAACTTCAACATCTCCGTCGGCGTCACCGACGACTTCATGGACGCGCTGGAGAACGGCGAGGAGTTCACCTTCACCAACCCCCGCACCGAGGAGCCGCACGTCGCCACCCCCGAGACGAAGGAGCTGTACGAGATGTTCGGCCTCGGCGAACACGTCGAGGTCGGCGAGACCCTGTCGGTGCCGGCCCAGGAGGTCTGGGACCACATCGTCGAGGGTGCCCACGAGAACGGCGAACCCGGCGTCGTCTACCTCGAACGCATCAACAAGCTCCACAGCTTCGACGTGGAAGAAAATCCCGAGCACCGCATCCTCGCGACGAATCCGTGTGTTACCGGCGACACGCTCATCAGTACCGAGAACGGACTCGTTCCGGCTGAGGAACTGTACGAGCAGGGCGTCGCACGCGATGTCGTCGTCGACGGGCGTCTCAGCGACGAGACGGTCAAGGAAGCCAGTAGCGTCTACAGGACCGGCGAGAAGGACGTGGTCAAGCTGACGACCGAGGAGGGGTACGAACTCCGGCTTACTGCCGACCACCGCGTGATGACCGAAGACGGCTGGGTCGAAGCTGCCGACCTCGACACAGGTGACACGGTACACATCCAGAACCGGAAGGGGTCGTTCGGCCAGCACGGTTCGGCCGAGGAGGGACGCGTGCTCGGCTGGCTTGTCGGTGACGGCCACCTGAAACACGGCGAGGAGCGAGCGGTCCTCAACTTCTACGACGGGGACAGCGAGGTCTCCGAGGCGTTCGCCGCGGACGTGAACGACGTGGTTCGCGAGCCGGCGGGGAACGCCGACTACGAGGTCGGCGTTTCTGACATATCCCGCGACGACGACTACCGCGGCGCGCAGGCGATCGAACAGCGAGTCCGGTCGACCCGGCTGTATGAATACGCCGAGGAGGCGGGGCTCACGGAAGAGAAACTCCAGGTACCCGACGCCGTGATGCGTGGCAGCGAGGAGATGGCCCGTGAATTCCTGCGTGCGCTGTTCACCGCCGACGGCGGCGTGCAGGGAACACAGGAGAAGGGTAACTCGGTCCGCCTCACGAGCACGAGCACGAGTCTCCTGAAGGAGGCACAGCAGCTTCTGTTGAACTTCGGGATCGCGAGCAAGATCTACGAGGAGCGCCACGAGGCGGGCGAGCACGAGCTGCCCGACGGGAACGGCGGCACCGCGATGTACGAGCGTCAAGCCGATCACGACCTCGTCGTCGCCAAGGACAACCTCGTTCGGTTCCGCGAGGAGATCGGGTTCCTGCTCGACTCGAAGAACGATGCGCTCGACGAGCGGCTCGAGGGCTACGACCGCGGACCGTACGCCGAGCGCTTCGAGGCGACTGTCGAGTCGGTCGAGTCCGACGGACACGAACCGGTGTACGATCTGACGGAACCGGAAACGCACTCGTTCGTCGCAAACGGGCTCGTGGTTCACAACTGCGGCGAGCAGCCGTTGGAGGAGTACGAGGCCTGTAACCTCGGCCACATCAACCTCTCCACGCTCGCGGACCTGGACGCGCCCGACTGGCGCGTCTGGAGCGAGGAACACGCCGACGAGTACGACTCCGAGGACGCCGCGGTCGCGGCGTTCCTCGAAGAGGCCATCGACTGGGAGGCGTTCGACCACCGCATCGAGATGGGGACGCGCTTCCTCGAGAACGTCGTCACCATGTCGGACTTCCCGGTTCCGGAGATCGAACGGAAGGTCCGCGACATGCGGAAGATCGGCCTCGGCGTCATGGGGCTGGCACAGCTGTACATCCAACTGGGCGTCCGCTACGGCTCCGACACCGGCAACGCGATCGCCGAGGAGCTGATGACGCACATCAACCACGAGTCGAAGGCCGCCAGCCACGACCTCGCCGAGGAGCGCGGCGTCTTCAACGACTGGGAGGACTCGAAGTACGCCGACCCCGTCCGCTACGCCGACTGGTTCGAGCAGTACGTCGGCGAGGACCCCCACGACTGGGAGGACGGCTACCCGATCCGCAACCACAACACGACGACGATCGCGCCGACGGGCACCACGTCGATGGTGGGTAACACCACCGGCGGCTGCGAGCCCATCTACAACGTCGCTTACTACAAGAACGTCTCCGACGACGTGCAGGGCGACGAGATGCTCGTCGAGTTCGACGACTACTTCCTGCGCACGCTGGAGGCCAACGACGTCGACGTCGACGCCGTCAAGCGCGAGGCGCAAGAGCAGATGGCGGCCAACGAGTTCGACGGCGTCGACGGCCTCGACACGGTCCCGGACGCCATCGGCGAGCTGTTCGTCGTCACCGGCGATCTCACCGCGAAGGACCACGCGGGCGTGCAGGTCGCCTGCCAGACGGGCGTCGACTCGGCCATCTCGAAGACGGTCAACGCGCCGAACGACTCCACGCTCGAGGACGCACAGGAGGTCTTCGAGTACATCTACGAGCACGGCGGCAAGGGCGTCACCTACTACCGCGACGGCACCCGCTCGAAGCAGGTGCTCACCACGCGCGCGGACAACGCCGACTTCGCCGACGAGAGCGAGGCAGCCGAGGCGCTCGTCGCGCAGATCTCGGAGGTCTTCGGCGGTATCGAGGGCTTCCTCGAGAACGAGGACGTCCAGGCGGCGCTCGACGAGGAGGTGTCGGACCTGCTGGAGGCCGCCGACGAGAAGACGGTCCACATCGACTACACCGAGAAGCGCGCCCGGCCGGACTCGCTGCGCGGGGTCACCCAGCTCATCGAGACCGGCTACGGGAAGATGTACATCACCATCAACGAGGACCCGAAAAGCGGCGAGCCGTTCGAGCTGTTCGCCAACATCGGCCACTCCGGCGGCTTCACGAACTCCTTCACTGAGTCGCTGGCGAAGGTGATCTCGACGGCGCTGCGCTCGGGGGTCGATCCCCGGGAGATCGTCGACGAACTGCAGGGCACCCGGAGCCCGAAGATCGCCTGGGACAAGGGCGAGCAGATCCAGTCCATCCCCGACGCCATCGGCACGGCGATGCGCCGCTACCTCGACGACGAGGTCGAGAAGGGCTACCCAGAGCAGACCAGCCTCGACGAGGTCGGCACCGACGCGGACGCCGACGCCGCGACTCCCGAGTCCGACGGCGGCACCGCCGTCGGCGGCAGCGCCTCCGATCCCGGCGAGCCGTCCGTCGACGCGGGTACGCCCGGCCCGGAGGACGCCGGCGCGGCCGAGCGACAGTCGGACGCGGTGGACGAACTCATCGCCAACGGCGAGTCGCCCGAGTGTCCCGACTGCGGCAGCATGACGCTGTACTACTCGGAGGGCTGCAAAACCTGCGAAAGTTGTGGGTGGAGCGAGTGCTGA
- a CDS encoding alpha/beta hydrolase, with protein sequence MPTVVTDDIETYYERRGDGPPVVFVHGAIVDHAQWKPQFDALAEGYTVVAYDVRGHGRTGGSDRGTYTVDLFADDLAALIDALDLDRPVVCGLSMGGCIAMTFAARYPDRLSGLVLADTFGPVPLTLGERVQRAALRLTILPARLVGYERVERAMVWLQRRVSGEGVAGDYERIEAIRDRGPTMSTAEFAKVIRALSSFGRTRVDLRAIAVPTLTMYGEHDAGFVRRQTRGLAALIPDADCRVVLGAGHAASLDEPEVVTAAIRGLLARVAATESRTGTGTTDSATSR encoded by the coding sequence ATGCCAACCGTCGTCACCGACGACATCGAGACGTACTACGAGCGCCGCGGCGACGGGCCGCCGGTCGTGTTCGTCCACGGCGCTATCGTCGACCACGCGCAATGGAAACCGCAGTTCGACGCGCTCGCCGAGGGGTACACCGTCGTCGCGTACGACGTTCGCGGCCACGGCCGGACGGGCGGCTCCGACCGCGGGACCTACACCGTCGACCTGTTCGCCGACGACCTCGCGGCGCTGATCGACGCGCTCGACCTCGACCGGCCGGTCGTGTGCGGGCTGTCGATGGGCGGGTGCATCGCGATGACGTTCGCGGCGCGGTACCCCGACCGGCTGTCGGGACTGGTGCTCGCCGACACGTTCGGGCCGGTTCCGCTGACGCTCGGTGAACGGGTGCAGCGCGCGGCGTTGCGACTGACGATCCTGCCGGCGCGGCTGGTCGGCTACGAGCGCGTCGAGCGCGCGATGGTGTGGCTCCAGCGGCGGGTCTCCGGCGAGGGCGTCGCCGGCGACTACGAGCGGATCGAGGCGATCCGCGACCGGGGACCGACGATGTCGACGGCGGAGTTCGCGAAGGTGATCCGCGCGCTATCGTCGTTCGGGCGCACCCGAGTCGACCTCCGGGCGATCGCCGTGCCGACGCTGACGATGTACGGCGAGCACGACGCCGGGTTCGTGCGGCGACAGACGCGCGGCCTCGCGGCGCTGATCCCCGATGCCGACTGTCGCGTCGTGCTCGGTGCAGGCCACGCCGCGTCGCTCGACGAGCCGGAGGTCGTCACCGCGGCGATCCGCGGACTGCTCGCCCGCGTCGCGGCGACGGAATCGAGAACGGGGACCGGGACGACCGATTCGGCGACGTCCCGGTAG